In one Nicotiana sylvestris chromosome 8, ASM39365v2, whole genome shotgun sequence genomic region, the following are encoded:
- the LOC104214543 gene encoding protein neprosin-like isoform X2: MCIVMKTTRMHLSVVQIFIATMVFLNHDEVEGLSKKDHEELERQLKLLNKLAVKTIKTVYGDIYDCIDFYQQPAFDHLLLKNHTYHPQLAEIQGYILELYSLHILHLTSTENEA, translated from the exons ATGTGTATAGT GATGAAGACCACAAGAATGCATCTAAGCGTTGTACAGATTTTCATTGCAACTATGGTTTTTCTCAACCATGATGAAGTTGAAGGCTTATCAAAGAAGGACCATGAAGAATTGGAGAGGCAACTAAAGCTTTTAAATAAGCTCGCAGTCAAAACTATTAAG ACCGTATATGGAGATATTTACGACTGTATAGATTTCTATCAACAACCTGCATTTGATCATCTTTTACTGAAGAATCATACTTATCATCCTCAG CTGGCTGAAATCCAAGGCTATATATTGGAACTTTATTCGCTTCATATTCTGCACCTTACTTCGACTG aaaatgaggcatga